A single window of Gemmatimonadaceae bacterium DNA harbors:
- the pcaF gene encoding 3-oxoadipyl-CoA thiolase yields the protein MPDAYLIDGIRTPIGSFGGSLASVRADDLAAHVIRKLVERNPKIAADSVTDVIFGCANQAGEDNRNVARMALLLAGLPTSVPGETVNRLCASGMSAVVNAARAARLGDGDVYIAGGVEHMTRAPFVMAKASQPFSRNFEMFDTSIGWRFVNPKMRDTYGIDSMGQTAENVAEQLRVTRVDQDTFACRSQEKAADARNTGRFDREIAPVTIPPAGKAKESHEFAMDEFPRPDTTMEKLAKLKPAFRTDGKGSVTAGNSSGINDGACAIYVASEAAVERLGLEPKARVVASAVAGVEPRIMGMGPVPASRMALEKAGLTLDDMSVIELNEAFAAQSLACLRELNLDDDDPRVNPNGGAIALGHPLGMSGARLLLTAMHELAEKDGKYALCTMCIGVGQGMATIIERV from the coding sequence ATGCCCGACGCTTATCTCATAGACGGCATCCGTACCCCAATAGGAAGCTTCGGCGGGTCCCTCGCATCCGTCCGCGCCGACGATCTGGCCGCTCACGTGATCAGGAAGCTCGTCGAGCGCAATCCGAAAATCGCCGCGGACAGCGTTACCGACGTGATCTTCGGCTGCGCCAACCAGGCCGGCGAGGACAATCGCAACGTCGCGCGGATGGCGCTGCTCCTTGCCGGTCTGCCGACTTCTGTTCCGGGCGAAACGGTCAATCGCCTCTGCGCGTCGGGGATGAGTGCCGTGGTGAACGCCGCGCGCGCGGCCCGCCTGGGCGATGGCGATGTTTACATCGCGGGTGGCGTCGAGCACATGACCCGCGCCCCGTTCGTCATGGCAAAGGCGAGCCAGCCGTTCTCCCGCAATTTCGAGATGTTCGACACCAGCATAGGATGGCGGTTCGTGAATCCGAAGATGCGCGACACCTATGGGATCGACTCGATGGGTCAGACCGCCGAGAATGTTGCCGAGCAGCTCAGGGTGACACGTGTTGACCAGGATACGTTTGCATGCAGGTCGCAGGAGAAAGCGGCCGACGCACGGAACACCGGCCGATTCGACCGGGAGATCGCGCCGGTGACGATACCGCCCGCCGGCAAGGCGAAGGAATCCCACGAGTTCGCGATGGACGAGTTCCCGCGTCCCGATACGACAATGGAGAAGCTGGCAAAGCTGAAGCCCGCGTTCCGCACTGATGGAAAGGGCTCGGTAACCGCCGGGAACTCTTCAGGGATCAACGACGGCGCGTGCGCGATCTACGTTGCATCCGAGGCCGCGGTCGAGCGACTTGGGCTCGAGCCAAAAGCGCGGGTCGTCGCGTCGGCTGTTGCGGGTGTGGAGCCGAGGATAATGGGGATGGGGCCGGTTCCGGCCTCGCGCATGGCACTCGAAAAAGCAGGACTGACACTCGACGACATGTCGGTCATCGAGCTCAATGAAGCGTTTGCCGCGCAATCGCTCGCGTGTCTTCGCGAGCTCAACCTCGACGATGACGACCCGCGCGTGAATCCGAACGGTGGTGCAATCGCGCTCGGCCATCCGCTCGGCATGTCGGGAGCGCGCCTTCTGCTGACTGCGATGCACGAGCTGGCGGAAAAAGACGGGAAGTACGCGCTTTGCACGATGTGCATCGGGGTTGGCCAGGGCATGGCCACGATCATCGAGCGCGTGTGA
- the paaG gene encoding 2-(1,2-epoxy-1,2-dihydrophenyl)acetyl-CoA isomerase PaaG, whose amino-acid sequence MPYEFIVVEAAAGVMTITLNRPEVLNSFNAQMARELRDALEASRADKTVRAVILTGAGRAFSAGQDLSEVPAANEGGAFDLGATVLATYNPVIKAIRKLEIPVVCAVNGVAAGAGANLALACDIVLASETASFIQSFAKVGLIPDSGGTFFLPRIVGLPRATAMMLTAEKIDARRAYELGMIYRVCSADTVQTEALTLATELAAMPTRGLGLTKRALNASMSNDLDAQLELEADLQREAGRTKDFVEGVRAFLEKRKPNFTGE is encoded by the coding sequence ATGCCCTACGAATTCATTGTCGTTGAAGCTGCGGCCGGCGTGATGACGATCACGCTCAACCGACCGGAGGTGCTCAACAGCTTCAACGCTCAGATGGCTCGTGAGCTGCGCGACGCGTTGGAAGCCTCGCGCGCCGACAAGACTGTGCGCGCGGTGATCCTTACCGGAGCGGGGCGGGCATTCTCTGCCGGCCAGGACCTCTCGGAAGTGCCGGCGGCAAACGAAGGAGGAGCGTTCGACCTCGGTGCCACCGTGCTCGCGACATACAACCCGGTGATCAAGGCGATTCGAAAGCTGGAGATTCCGGTCGTCTGCGCCGTGAACGGTGTGGCTGCTGGTGCCGGCGCCAATCTGGCACTCGCGTGCGATATCGTGCTCGCCTCGGAGACAGCGTCGTTCATCCAATCGTTCGCGAAAGTCGGGCTCATTCCCGACAGCGGCGGGACTTTCTTCCTCCCGCGGATTGTCGGGCTGCCACGTGCCACCGCCATGATGCTGACGGCGGAAAAGATCGATGCCCGGCGCGCCTATGAGCTGGGGATGATCTACCGTGTGTGCTCCGCGGACACGGTCCAGACAGAGGCGCTGACGCTCGCGACCGAATTGGCGGCAATGCCGACGCGCGGACTGGGCCTCACCAAGCGTGCGCTAAATGCGTCGATGTCGAACGATCTCGACGCGCAGCTCGAGCTCGAGGCTGACCTTCAGCGCGAGGCGGGCCGCACAAAGGATTTCGTGGAGGGCGTCCGCGCGTTCCTGGAGAAGCGAAAGCCGAACTTCACCGGGGAGTAG